The Balneolaceae bacterium genomic sequence TTCTACCCCCAGGGATGGGGCGGAGGCAGCCGGTTCTACGGCTGGCAGGGAAATGGGGCTCTGAATGACAATGAACTTCGCACTCAGTTCGCTCTGTGCGGCCTGCATCACCTCCTGCATCCAGGAAGTGCCGAAGGATGCCGCCAGTCCGATGGGAAGGGCCAGCAGCAGGGCGGCCCTCCCGTGGTACTGGTAGGCGATGTTAGACTGGTTACGAAGCCTCAGGAGGGCATAGACGAGGAGGGCGAGGCCGCTCCACAACGCCACGGGAAGCCAGTAGGCACTCAGGCTGGTGGCCCCGAGGTCACTCAGAAAACCTGCAATTTCCCACATGGTCAGTCATCCATACTGTCGATCATTTTTTTGATCTCCTCGCGGTCTTTGTCTGTGAGGCTTTCGCCTTTCACCAGTGTCTGGACCAGTTCCTTGGGAGAACCCTTGAATACCTTGGTCATGATGTCATTGACCAGGCTGAAGCGGACCGACTCGGGCTCCACGGCGGGGCTGTACACGTAAGTGACCCCGTCCTTGCGGTATTTGAGATAGCCCTTGTCCGCCAGGTTCTTCATTACGGTCATGATGGTGGTGTAGGCGACTTCTCGGTCTTCCAGGACACGTTTCTGTACCTGTTTGACGGTCGCTTCCCCGAAATTCCACACATGATGTAAAACTTCCATTTCTGTTTCGCCGAAAGGTGTAAGTGATTTTTTCATAACTACTCCGTGATTTTTAGGTGTGCACCTTAATACTAAAATATTCGTACAGTATTAAAATGCAAGTATTATTTTTGATTGGGGTTATTCAGGTAATATCCCCGTCCAGCTCTTCGGCCAGGCGCAGATCGACTCCCGCGGTCCCGTCTCCGGGACCATGACACCGACATTGTATTTAGCTGCATGGAATGTCCTACCTTGGAACTTCAGCAGTACCAAAGCTATTTCACAAGTGACTCCCGGTTAAGCCGGAAGGGTGTTTGGGGACCTGTGCGTGATCAATTCATTACCTTGACAATAATATTAAGCTAACCGTTCCGATAAATGCCTGGGAGCGAAACTTTTATGCAGAAAAGACTCTTTACGCGCAACCAGAGGCCGGTGGATCGCGACGGAGATTTCGTGCTCTACTGGATGACCATCCAGCGGCGCATGCACTTCAATTATGCCCTGCAGCGGGCGGTGGAGGAGGCCAACCGGCTCGGCAAGCCCCTGCTGATCCTGGAGAGCCTGGTATGCGACTACCCCTGGGCCTGCGACCGCTTTCACGCCTTCCTGCTGGAGGGGATGGCCGAACACGAACGGTTCTGTGCCGAACGGGGCGTATCCTATTACCCGTGGACCGCACGGGAGCCGGGCGCCCAGGAGGGCATGGTGCAGGAGTTGGCCCGCAGTGCCTGCTGCGTAGTGGCCGATGAATTCCCGGTGTATATCATCCGCGATTTCAACGAATCCATCCCGCAGGAGCTGCCGGTGCGCTACGAGTCGGTGGACAGCAACGGTATCCTGCCTCTTTCGCTTACCGACAAGGCGCCCTACAACGCCTACCACTTCCGCAAGATCGTGCAGCGGGAGTTCCTTGATCACTATACGTCGCCTCCACTCCGCAACCCGCTCGATGCGTTGCGGGATCGGTCGGCCATTACGCTGCGGAGATCCTTCCGGGAGCGATGGCCCCGGGCGGGGGATAGCCTGCGCGACCGTGATGCCTTCATGGCTTCACTGCCCATCGACCACGATATTCCGCCCCTTGACATCAAGGGTACCCGTCAGGCGGCCCTGGGCAAGCTGGGGCAGTTCGTCTCCCACGGCCTGCTGCAGTACGACGAGAAGCACAACCAGCCTGATGCTCGCGCCAACAGCGGACTGAGTCCCTGGCTGCACTTTGGCAAGATATCCTCCCACGAAATCGTGGAGACAGTGCTGGAGTACCAGCCGGAGGGATGGGACCTCGACCGCCTCACCTACAACAAGGGATCCACGGGAGACTTCTGGAACGGGGACCCCAACATCGACGGTTTTCTGGACGAGCTGATCACCTGGCGGGAGGTGGGTTTCCACTACGCACACCACGAGCCGGATTACGACCAATACGAGACGCTGCCCGACTGGGCACTGAAAACCCTCGAAAAACACCGCAGCGACCCGCGCGAGTGGATCTACGGGCTGGAGGAGCTGGCGGCGGCGCAGACGCATGACGAGATATGGAACGCCGCGCAAACACAACTCCGCCGCGAGGGCGTCATCCACAACTACCTGCGCATGCTCTGGGGCAAAAAGGTGATCCAGTGGACGCCTGATCCCGAGGTGGCGCTGGCCTACCTCATCGATCTCAACAACCGCTACGCCATCGACGGGCGGGATCCCAACAGCTACTCAGGCATCTTCTGGTGCTTCGGGCGCTTCGACCGCGCCTGGCAGGAGCGGCCCATCTTCGGCAAGGTGCGTTACATGACCTCCGAGAGCACCCGGCGCAAACTGAAGCTGGACCGCTATCTGGAGCGGTATGGTCCCGGGCAGTCGCTGCTTTAAGGAAGGTTCTGGCCCGGAGGTAAAGGCTATCGGGCGTTCTGCTTAGAGATCCCGGATCAGCTGCGTCACCAACCGCGCGAAATCCTCGCGGCGCGCGCCTGCAGCTTCTTTCACCTCCTCGTGGTTCAGACGGGCGCCGCTGACTACCCCGCTGGCCATGTTGCTGATTAGGGAGACTGCCACGGCGGGCAGCCCCAGGCGGGCGGCCTCGGCCAGTTCGGGGGCGGTGGACATGCCCACGGCGTCGCCACCCATCTCCCGGAAGGCACGGATTTCGGCCTTGGTCTCGTAGTTGGGACCGGTCACGTAGAGGTAGGTGCCGAGGTGGACCGGCAGCTCCAGGTCCCGGGCCATCCCGTAGGCCTTTTCGGCGAATGGGTAGAGGTTGTAGCGGAAGGGGCGCGCGGAGGTGGGGTGCACGAGGTGATTGGGACGCAGGATATCCCCCACCACCATCAGGTCGCCCACCCGGTAGGAGGTGTTGATGGCCCCGGCGGCATTGGAGATGATCAGCTTCTGGCAGCCGAGGGCGGCGGCCAGGGCGACCGGCAGGACGGTGCGCGCGAAGGAGTGTCCCTCGTAACGGTGAAAGCGTCCCCCGAAGGCCAGCACGCGTTGCCCCTCCACCGTGCCGGAAAACAGCTCCCCGGCGTGGCCTGCCACCGAAGTGCGCGGGAAGCCGGGAAGCTCGCCGTAGGAGATGGCGGTGGCATTTTCCAGTCGACCGGCAAAGTCGCCCAGCCCAGAGCCCAGGATCACCGCCGCGCGGTAGGGTCCCCCAACGTCCCGGCGCTCCAGCGCCTTCACCGTCTCATTCAGGGATGGGGGCGGGGTGCGGTCGGCGCCGTTCCCGTCAGCGGCGCGAAGAATGTCAGTCGAGGGGCTCAATGGTGTATCCCTTTTGTTCGTCGTAGTCGGTCAGCCGGAAGAGGGGGTGGAAGCTGTCGTGATATCCCATAACGATGTATTCCTCTTCCCAGGCCCTGCGCACCAGCTCGGCGCGAACGGTGCTGCTGAGGTCGGGGTCGAAGTCGTACTTGGCGGCGTACTTTCGATTCACCGCTCCGCGGGTGGCCAGTACGTCACCGGCCATCATATACTTCTGGTCACCGGATTCCGGCTCGAAATAGAGCACCTGGGAAAATTCGGTGTGTCCCCCGCAATGCCTTGCGCGCACGCCCGGCAGGGGCTCCTCTTCCGTCTCCAGGAAATGCAGGTCTGCTTTGGCGTCCAGGAAATGCACGAACTCGGTCTTTTCGGGGTCGTAGTACTCCTCCAGTCCCATCACCTTTTCCCAGCCGCGGCGGCTCACCCAGATGCGCGCCTCGGGGAAGGTGAGCTGCCAGTATCCCTCCCCGCGCCCGGCCAGTCCCCCGATGTGGTCGTAGTGCAGGTGGGAGGCAAAGACGTCGGTGATGTCCAATTCGGTGAGGCCCGTTTTCTCCAGGTTGGCCTTGATGATGTCGGTGGAGGTCCCCTCCCCGAAGCCGCCGATGCCGGTGTCGAAAAGCAGGATGCGGTTCTCGTCGGGATGCGGCAGCAGGAAAGGGTTGAGAGAGATTTTCAGGGCGCCCTTTGCCGGATCCTCGTCGCGGGCAATGCGGTGGAACTTCTTGTCCAGTCCCACGGAAAAGGTGCCTTCGTAAAGGGGAGAGACGGTAGGTGCGTTGTACAAAAGTGGACGATCCTGGGGATTGCGGTTGGTGCGTGCGCGGCCGCACGGCCGGGAATGCTAAACGGCTGCGGCGGGGCGGCCGTTTCGGACCTACCGTTTTTTATCCTCGTCAAACTTCTCGTAGGCCGAGATGATCTGGCGCACCAGCTTGTGGCGCACCACGTCGTTCTGGTCGAGGTAGACAAAGGAGATGCCCTCGATCTCCTGCAGGATGTGCTGGATGGAGATCAGGCCAGACTGCTTCTTGCGCGGCAGGTCGGTCTGGGTGACGTCCCCGGTGATGATGGCCCGGCTGTTGAAGCCGATGCGCGTCAGGAACATCTTCATCTGCATGTTGGTGGCGTTCTGCGCCTCGTCGAGAATCACAAAGGCGTTGTTCAGGGTGCGTCCCCGCATGTAGGCCAGGGGAGCGATCTCGATGGTGCCCTTGGCCAGGTGCAGTTCCAGGCGGTCGTACTCGATGAAATCTTCCAGCGCATCGTAGAGGGGACGCAGGTAGGGGTCGATCTTCTCGCGCAGGTCGCCCGGCAGGAAGCCCAGGGTCTCGCCGGCCTCCACCGCGGGCCTGGCCAGCACAATTTTCTTCACCTTGCGCTCTTTCAGGGCGCGCACGGCCAGGGCGACGGAGGTGTAGGTCTTGCCGGTGCCCGCCGGACCGATGGCGAAAACGATGTCGTTGGATACTGTGGCGTCTACGATGCGTTTCTGGCCGGGCGTCTTGGCCTTGATCTCCTCCCCGTCGTAGGTATGGAGAATAAAATCGCCGTCCACATGCGCATCGCGCAGGGGATTAGGCTGGGGGCGGGTGGAGGGGGCGTCGCGCTCATCTTTATGGATGGCAAGTACGGTCTCCACGTCCTCTGCGGTCAGGTCGCCGTTGCGCCCGGCCATGCGGATAAGCTCCTCCACGATGGCGCGCAGCTCGCGGCGGTCCTTCATGGGACCGCTGAGCTTGATGCTGCTTCCGCGCGCGGTGATCCGGGTGTCGGGGTAGGCAGCGTCAAGGGCGGCGAGGTGCTCGTCCTGGAAACCCAGGATCAGCACCGGCTCGACATCTTCGATCTGTATGGTTTCTTCTCCGATGGTTTGCTGCTGTGCGATGGGCGTTCCTCCGCTTGTTTGGTGGCAATGAAGGGAAAGATAAGGAATTCAGGGCTTTTCCTACAGCCTACGGGTCTCCTCTTTGCGCTCCCGCGGAAGGTGCTCAGGCCCAGTTGGCCGTACCAGCGCGGGCCTTCTTGGTCAGTTCGGAGATGCGGGCAGGGATATTGTCGGCCTTGAAAACGCTGCTGCCGGCCACCAGCACATCGGCCCCGGCGCCGACTACCCGCTCGATGTTATCCAGTCCCACACCGCCGTCCACCTCGATCAGGAAGGAGTGGTTGCCCTCCCGGCGCAGCCTGTGCACCTGCTGTAGGCGACGGTAGGTGGCCTCGATGAAATTCTGTCCACCGAAACCAGGATTCACGCTCATTACCAGAACCAGGTCTACCTCCTCCAGCACCGGCTCGATCACGGAAACAGGCGTGGCGGGATTAAGGGCCACCCCCGCATGTACGCCGTACTGTTTGATCTTCTGCAGTGAGCGATGCAGATGGGGGCAGGTTTCCTGGTGCACGGTTATCTGGTCGGCCCCGGCCTCTACGAAAGCCTCGGTGTAGTCGTCGGGATTCTCGATCATGAGGTGCACGTCAAGGAAGGACGCATCTGCCGCATGTGCGTCGGCGGCCCGTCCAGCGGCCTCCACGATGTCGGGTCCGTAACTGATATTCGGCACGAAGTGCCCGTCCATGATGTCGCAGTGGATCCAGTGCACACCGGCCTCCATGCAGGTGCCGATCTCCTCACCCAGCCGGGTGTAGTCGGCAGCCAGGATGGAGGGGGCGAGAATGGGAAGGTCGAATTCCATGGATTGCGGTTTGTGGTTGGGGATCAGCTTTAGAGTCGCCTGCTGTCGCCGGTGCGCACGTCGCCGGTGCGGATACGGTCCGTGCCCGTGCTGTCGGGCGGGGGCACGTAGGTGGTGTCGATCACGCCGCCCTCCTGTTCCTCGATCATGTCAGGCTGCTCGGAGACGATGAGCACAAGCGTTTCACCTTCAACGATCTGTTCCTGACGAGGCGTGTAGTCGAGAATGGTATTGGGAGGCTGGGCGTCGGAGGGCTGGAAGCGAAGCTCGGCACGGAGGCCAACCTCCCGCAGCTTCTGCTGCGCCTCGGTGATCTTGAGTCCCACGATATCGGGGACGGTCACCATCTTCTGGCCCAGTCCGTCGCTGACGGTCAGGTCCACCACCATGCCCTTGGGCACGGTGTCACCGGGCGCCACCGACTGCCGTAGTACACTGCTCTTGAAGCGTGAGGACTCGAAACTGACCGCGCCCACCTGCAGTCCGTAGTTCTGGAGCTGGATGCGGGCGTTGCGCAGGGAGAGGTTGACCACCTCGGGGACCACCACGGTGGGCGTGGTGACGGTGTTCACGGTCAGGTAGATCTTGCGGCGGGGCTTGACGATTTCGGCGGCTGCGGGGGTCTGGTCGATAACGTAGTTGGCGGGAAAGGCGGTATTGGAGCGACGGTCCGACACCTCGTTGCGCAGCCCGTAGGAGGTAAGCAGCGCCTGCGCCTCCTCCAGGGCAAGATGGCTCACGTCGGGCACGGTGACCCCCTCGTCGTAGTTGGTCAGGGCCGGCATGATCCAGAAGTCGAGGACCACCAGAAGCACAGCGAGTCCCCCGAGGGCCGAGGCGGCCGTGATCCAAAGTTTTCGGCTTTTCAGCAGTGCGGTCAGACGCTCTTTCATGGAACAGATTATAAGGTTCTGCGGGATGAAAGTTCCCGGTAGTCACATTTTGCGAAAGAGATCCTTTCGCAAAGAGGATTGCATGATAGAGAATGGCGAAAGTCTGCCCATCGTCTGGACTACATGTTCAGCAGCAGGCTGAAGCGCATGGTGTTGGCCAGCGGGTGCTCTTCCTCGAGGGTGTGGATGTAGCTGAAGTCCACCCCGAAAAACTTGTAGCGCAGGCCTGCGCCCATGGTGAAGAACTGCCGGTCGCCGTTGTTGGGATCCTCGTAGTAGTAGCCGCCGCGCACGGCAAAGAGCTCGTTGTACCAGTACTCCAGTCCTGCCGCATACATGAATTGCTGGAAAGTGTTCAGCGTGGCTGTGCCCTGGCCGGTTTCGCGGGTGTAGGTACCCCAGGAGCTGACCAGCGCCTCGAACATGCCGTGGGCCTCGCCGTTGTCGTCCACGCGGGCCAGCACCTTGGAGATGTCGTTGGAAAAGGTAAGGGTGTTGATGCCCTCCTGGTCAAGCTCGGTGGTCAGCGCCCATCCTATACGGAAAGTGGTGGGCAGCGGGTCCTTCTCGGCATTTTCGGTGTAATTGAGGCCCGAGCCTAAATTGGAGATGTTCAGCCCGAGGTTTACGTTGGCCTGGTTCCCGAAGAAGGCGAAGGCCGGCGACCGGTACATGGTCGCAAGATCCACGCCGATGCTGGACCCGGGGTCCACCTGCTGGGAGTTGACGGTGGTGCCGCTGGCCAGGCTGCTGTAGATAAAACGCACGCCCGTGCCTACGGCCCAATTGGCGTTTAGCTGGGTGCCTATCGAGAGTCCGCCTGCAAATTCGTAGCTGTTGAAGCGGCCGAGATTGTTGCCCCCGGCGTCGGTGTTGATCTGCTCGCCCAGGTTAAGGTAGGTAATGTGCGCGCCCAGGGTGGTGGAGCCGCCCAGGTAGGTCTTGCCCACCAAGTAATCGTAAAAGAGGTCGGCATTGAACTTGGGCAGCCATTCTGAGTGGGTGATGCTCACCTGGCTTCCGCGCTGGAAGCCCAGTCCGGCGGGGTTCCAGAAGACCGCCGAGGCGTTGTCGGCGATGGCCACGCCGGTGTTGCCCATGCCTGCGGCCCGGGAATCAGGCTCGATCTGCAGAAAGGGGACGGAGGTAATTCCCACCTGGGCCGAGAGGCTGAGGGGGAGGGCAATAAGTACCAGTGAGAGCGTGAAAAGGAATTTCCGTATCATAATGAGCTAGTTATTCTCCTGTGTCACCTGCGCGCTGCTGCTGTCAAAAACGTGCTGTCCAGCATTTGGTAAAATGTCAACAATTAGTGCATGTAATGCAACTAATTTTAACATTCCTAATGCTGGGAATCAGCTGCAGAGCCCTCCCCTTGGGAGGAATAACGCAAGGAAAGGCTCTTACGTATATGATTCTAGAGCATTTCCACGACCATGGCCGAGGCGCCGCCCCCTCCGTTGCAGATGCCGGCGCAGCCCAGTCCGCGGCCGGTCCGTCGCAGCGCGTGCAGCAGGGTCACCACGATGCGCGCGCCCGAACATCCGATGGGGTGCCCGATGCTGACGGCGCCGCCGTGGATGTTCACCATTTCGGGGTCCAGCTCCAGGATGTCGTTGTTGGCCAGGGAGACCACCGAAAAGGCTTCGTTGACCTCGAAAAGACCTATGTCCTCCTTGGATACGCCGGCGCGCTTCAATGCGATGGGAATGGCGTCGGCCGGGGCAGTTGTGAACCACTCGGGGGCCTTGGCGGCGCTGGCGTGGCTGCGGATCCGGGCCAGGGGCTTTATGCCGAGTTCTTTGGCCCTTTCAGCGCTCATAAGCAGCACGGCCGCGGCCCCGTCGTTGATACTTGAGGCGTTGGCGGCGGTGACGGTGCCCTCCTTGTCGAAGACCGGGCGGAGCTGGGGAATCTTGTCGAAGTTGACCTTCTTGAGCTCCTCGTCCATGGTCACCTTGGTGACGTTGCCCTTGCGGTCGGTTACTTTCACCTCCACAATCTCGTCGTCAAACCAGCCCTCCTCGTGAGCCTTGATGGCCCGTTTGTAGGAGGTGACTGCAAACTCGTCCTGCCGCTCGCGGCTGATGCCGCATTCCCTGGCGCAGATTTCGGCGGCGTTGCCCATGTGGAAATCATTGTAGACGTCCCACAGCCCATCCTTGATGATGCCGTCCTGCACCGAACTGTGACCCAGTTTGGAGCCGAAGCGGTGCTTGGGCAGGTAATAGGGCACGTTGCTCATGCTCTCCATGCCGCCGGCCGCAATGATATCGGCCTGTCCCAGCTGAATCTGGTCGGCGGCTACCATAATGGCCTTCATGCCCGATGCGCACACCTTGTTGACGGTAGTGGCGGGGGTCTTTTCGGTGAGGCCGGCCTTCATGGCCACCTGGCGGGCCGGGGCCTGGCCTATACCCGCGGTAAGCACGTTGCCGAAGACCAGCTCCTGCACCTCCTTGGGGTCCAGGCCCGATTTCTTGAGGGTCTCCAGCACGGTCATGGAGCCCAGCTCGGGAGCGCTGAAAGAGGCCAGCGAGCCGTTAAAGGATCCGATAGGCGTACGCTTCGCTTCTACAATAACTACATTTTTCATAACAACCGACTTCTAGACTTTCTGACTTTCCGACTTATTAGACTCGAAAACTTTGATCCAAATCTTCAATTAGGTCATAAATGTCTTCAATACCCACCGAGAGGCGGATGAGCGAATCTTTCAGTCCGATCTTCTCGCGTACCTCCCTGGGGATGGAGGCGTGGGTCATGGAGGCCGGGTGGCAGACCAGCGACTCCACGCCGCCGAGCGATTCAGCCAGGGTGAAGATGCGGGTACGGCTCATGAAATCCTTGGCGGCCTGCGCCGAGTCGTCCTTCAGCGTGAAGGAGACCATGGCGCCGAAGTCGCTCATCTGTTTTTTGGCGATTTCGTGCTGGCCGTGGGATTCCAGCCCGGGATAGATCACGCCTCCCACCTTATCGTGCCCGTCCAGGAATTCGGCGATGGCCCGGGCGTTGGCCACCGAACGTTCAACACGAAGGGCCAGCGTTTTAATTCCCCGCAGGGTGAGGTAGCAGTCCATGGGTCCCGGCACCGCGCCGGTGGTCTTCACCTGGAAACGCAGCTTTTCGATGAGCTCCTCGTCGGAGGTGGCCACGGCGCCCCCGATGGCGTCGGAGTGTCCGCCGAGGTACTTGGTGGTGGAGTGCAGCACCATGTCGGCGCCCAGGTCCAGTGGCTGCTGCAGCACAGGGGAGGCGAAGGTGTTGTCGACCAGCGACACGATATCGTGCTCGCGGGCGAAGTCGGTCAGCGCCTCGATGTCCACCACCCTGAGCAGTGGATTGGTGGGCGTTTCGATCCAGATCATTTTGGTCTCAGGCCGGCGCGCCTTCCGCACCGC encodes the following:
- the rpe gene encoding ribulose-phosphate 3-epimerase codes for the protein MEFDLPILAPSILAADYTRLGEEIGTCMEAGVHWIHCDIMDGHFVPNISYGPDIVEAAGRAADAHAADASFLDVHLMIENPDDYTEAFVEAGADQITVHQETCPHLHRSLQKIKQYGVHAGVALNPATPVSVIEPVLEEVDLVLVMSVNPGFGGQNFIEATYRRLQQVHRLRREGNHSFLIEVDGGVGLDNIERVVGAGADVLVAGSSVFKADNIPARISELTKKARAGTANWA
- a CDS encoding BlaI/MecI/CopY family transcriptional regulator, whose protein sequence is MKKSLTPFGETEMEVLHHVWNFGEATVKQVQKRVLEDREVAYTTIMTVMKNLADKGYLKYRKDGVTYVYSPAVEPESVRFSLVNDIMTKVFKGSPKELVQTLVKGESLTDKDREEIKKMIDSMDD
- a CDS encoding MBL fold metallo-hydrolase, which encodes MYNAPTVSPLYEGTFSVGLDKKFHRIARDEDPAKGALKISLNPFLLPHPDENRILLFDTGIGGFGEGTSTDIIKANLEKTGLTELDITDVFASHLHYDHIGGLAGRGEGYWQLTFPEARIWVSRRGWEKVMGLEEYYDPEKTEFVHFLDAKADLHFLETEEEPLPGVRARHCGGHTEFSQVLYFEPESGDQKYMMAGDVLATRGAVNRKYAAKYDFDPDLSSTVRAELVRRAWEEEYIVMGYHDSFHPLFRLTDYDEQKGYTIEPLD
- a CDS encoding PhoH family protein, which translates into the protein MLILGFQDEHLAALDAAYPDTRITARGSSIKLSGPMKDRRELRAIVEELIRMAGRNGDLTAEDVETVLAIHKDERDAPSTRPQPNPLRDAHVDGDFILHTYDGEEIKAKTPGQKRIVDATVSNDIVFAIGPAGTGKTYTSVALAVRALKERKVKKIVLARPAVEAGETLGFLPGDLREKIDPYLRPLYDALEDFIEYDRLELHLAKGTIEIAPLAYMRGRTLNNAFVILDEAQNATNMQMKMFLTRIGFNSRAIITGDVTQTDLPRKKQSGLISIQHILQEIEGISFVYLDQNDVVRHKLVRQIISAYEKFDEDKKR
- a CDS encoding PASTA domain-containing protein, with the protein product MKERLTALLKSRKLWITAASALGGLAVLLVVLDFWIMPALTNYDEGVTVPDVSHLALEEAQALLTSYGLRNEVSDRRSNTAFPANYVIDQTPAAAEIVKPRRKIYLTVNTVTTPTVVVPEVVNLSLRNARIQLQNYGLQVGAVSFESSRFKSSVLRQSVAPGDTVPKGMVVDLTVSDGLGQKMVTVPDIVGLKITEAQQKLREVGLRAELRFQPSDAQPPNTILDYTPRQEQIVEGETLVLIVSEQPDMIEEQEGGVIDTTYVPPPDSTGTDRIRTGDVRTGDSRRL
- the porV gene encoding type IX secretion system outer membrane channel protein PorV; this encodes MIRKFLFTLSLVLIALPLSLSAQVGITSVPFLQIEPDSRAAGMGNTGVAIADNASAVFWNPAGLGFQRGSQVSITHSEWLPKFNADLFYDYLVGKTYLGGSTTLGAHITYLNLGEQINTDAGGNNLGRFNSYEFAGGLSIGTQLNANWAVGTGVRFIYSSLASGTTVNSQQVDPGSSIGVDLATMYRSPAFAFFGNQANVNLGLNISNLGSGLNYTENAEKDPLPTTFRIGWALTTELDQEGINTLTFSNDISKVLARVDDNGEAHGMFEALVSSWGTYTRETGQGTATLNTFQQFMYAAGLEYWYNELFAVRGGYYYEDPNNGDRQFFTMGAGLRYKFFGVDFSYIHTLEEEHPLANTMRFSLLLNM
- a CDS encoding cystathionine gamma-synthase; amino-acid sequence: MKFNTKTIHAGQHPEETSGAVMPPIFQTSTYAQEAPGVHKGHEYARVSNPTRSALERLIAGLENAEYCACFASGCASMDAVIKMLRSGDHVIASDDLYGGSYRLFTQVFEPFDVDFSFVNMTDMEAVRKARRPETKMIWIETPTNPLLRVVDIEALTDFAREHDIVSLVDNTFASPVLQQPLDLGADMVLHSTTKYLGGHSDAIGGAVATSDEELIEKLRFQVKTTGAVPGPMDCYLTLRGIKTLALRVERSVANARAIAEFLDGHDKVGGVIYPGLESHGQHEIAKKQMSDFGAMVSFTLKDDSAQAAKDFMSRTRIFTLAESLGGVESLVCHPASMTHASIPREVREKIGLKDSLIRLSVGIEDIYDLIEDLDQSFRV
- a CDS encoding purine-nucleoside phosphorylase codes for the protein MSPSTDILRAADGNGADRTPPPSLNETVKALERRDVGGPYRAAVILGSGLGDFAGRLENATAISYGELPGFPRTSVAGHAGELFSGTVEGQRVLAFGGRFHRYEGHSFARTVLPVALAAALGCQKLIISNAAGAINTSYRVGDLMVVGDILRPNHLVHPTSARPFRYNLYPFAEKAYGMARDLELPVHLGTYLYVTGPNYETKAEIRAFREMGGDAVGMSTAPELAEAARLGLPAVAVSLISNMASGVVSGARLNHEEVKEAAGARREDFARLVTQLIRDL
- a CDS encoding acetyl-CoA C-acyltransferase; this encodes MKNVVIVEAKRTPIGSFNGSLASFSAPELGSMTVLETLKKSGLDPKEVQELVFGNVLTAGIGQAPARQVAMKAGLTEKTPATTVNKVCASGMKAIMVAADQIQLGQADIIAAGGMESMSNVPYYLPKHRFGSKLGHSSVQDGIIKDGLWDVYNDFHMGNAAEICARECGISRERQDEFAVTSYKRAIKAHEEGWFDDEIVEVKVTDRKGNVTKVTMDEELKKVNFDKIPQLRPVFDKEGTVTAANASSINDGAAAVLLMSAERAKELGIKPLARIRSHASAAKAPEWFTTAPADAIPIALKRAGVSKEDIGLFEVNEAFSVVSLANNDILELDPEMVNIHGGAVSIGHPIGCSGARIVVTLLHALRRTGRGLGCAGICNGGGGASAMVVEML